One Acaryochloris thomasi RCC1774 genomic window, CCACTCCACTTGGTCAGCAAAGACATTAGGCGTTGCCACTTCGACACTGGCAGGCAGATTGATGATCGCCTGATGCTGAGGCGTGGGCCGCCAAATATCCAGGACTGCGTTACAAATATTTCGAGCAAAATCCAGTTCCGTTGAAGTGAATACCTCTGGAGAATATTGGAACTGCCACCGCGTTTCAGGATGTTCAGCAGCAAGATCGTAGACAAGCTGAGCCGCAGTTGTTGCAAGGTCGATGGTTTGGTCTTGATCCCGCCCAAATACAATACGACGGAAGGCTGGGGCAGTCGCGTTATAGACGTGCACAATTGCCTGGGGAACCCCTTTCAATGCGGCAAAAGTACGGTGAATCAAATCTTCTCGCGCAGGGACAAGCACTTGAATGACCACATCGTCGGGAATCAAACAGTGTTCAATTAAATAGCGAACAAAATCAAACTCGGCTTGAGAAGCAGAGGGGAAACCCACTTCAATTTCTTTGAATCCAATTTGAACCAGCAGGTTGAACATCTGCAGCTTTTGAGCCGGATTCATCGGTTCTATCAGTGCTTGGTTACCGTCTCGCAGGTCGGTACTGAGCCAGATAGGTGGCCTCGAAATACTCTTGGCGGGCCAAGTACGGTCGGACAAATCAATGGGTTGAAAAGATTGGTACTTGGTTTGAGGCTGAATCAACATTTTCGTTTTCTCCGGTGTGGTTTGTATGCGGCGGAGAGTGGGCTGTCAGTGTGCCGAGCTGTCTTCTGACAACCCACCAATAGTCGTAGCCCCAGAAAAGATTGAAGTCGCAGCATAGAATTACTCCAGATCAGCAAAAAATAGAATGAGCAAGCGCACATCAAAGTGCATGTCCATATAGAAGAGACATTCAAAAAATTGTTCTGAAACCTAGTCAGCAAAAACTCACCCTCTAGGTCAGAGGTGACAGTCCCTTATTGAAAGCGGGTAAAAGTGATATGTGATTAGATAGTGCGCCCAAGGCGCAGCAGCAGTTGTAGCCCTAATAAAAGGCTAGACAACAAACGTAGAGATAACTGCTGGCAAATCATGCAGGTGAATATCTAGGAGATAAATCAAGAGCCATAAGCTCAATTATCATTCTATTAGGTTACCCTAACTTATCTAAGAATATCTGGCCATCGCGCAGTGCCAATGGTCCACTCTGGAAACATCCCACCTTGGCATTGAGCAATTAAGCCTGTAGCAATCAGATCCATAGGTGACACTGCAGCTTGACCGAAAGACCTAGGTCATCAGCATCAACAACTGCGCTGTAACGGAGCCACGATTTCGAGTGCTAAGTGCTTTGCGAAAGTGGGAGGTTCTTAGAGTGCTGTTATCGATCAGGGCATGATCATCGCCCTAAAATCTACATACCCATAATGCAGTAGCCAGAATCCACATAAATAATTTGGCCAGTGATTCCGCTTGCCAAATCACTGCTCAGAAAAGCAGCCGTATTTCCGACTTCTGTTTGAGTGACGGTGCGCTTGAGCGGTGCCATCTCTTCAACATGGTGAATCATATCCAAAATACCGCCCACCGCCGATGAAGCCAGCGTGCGAATGGGGCCAGCCGAGATACCATTGACGCGAATATTCTGAGAGCCAAGCTCAGAGGCTAAATACTTCACATTCATCTCTAGGGCCGCCTTCGCAATCCCCATCACATTGTAGTTAGGAATCACCTGTACCCCTCCGAGGTAGCTTAGCGTGATAATGCTGCCTCCCTCAGTCATTAAAGGCTTTGCAGCAGCACTAAGCTGGATCAGAGAGTAGGCACTGACATCCAAAGCCAAGTTGAAGCCCTCTAGGCTCGTCTGACTAAAATCACCCGTCAAGTCATCTCGATTCGCAAAAGCCAGACAGTGGATCAAAATATCGATCTTGCCCCACTGATCTTTAATCGTTTGAAACGTGGTGTCAACTTGGGCCTGATCCTGGACGTTGCAGGGCAGGAACAGGCTAGGCGCAAGTGGTTCAACCAGCTTCTTTACCTTGCCTTCATTGCGACCTTTGTCGTCGGGGAGATAGGTGACCCCTAAATTGGCCCCGGCTGCTTGGAGCTGCTGAGCAATGCCCCAAGCAATCGAGCGATTGTTTGCAATCCCAGTGACGAGGGCATTCTTTCCGGTCAAGTTCAGCATGGCTTATGTTTAAGTGACAGACTATTTGGACAATGAGGCTGAAATATCGCTTAAAAAGCGTAGAGATGGCGAAATAAAAGCTAATTTGCTAAAAAATACCGCTAAAGTAGATATTTTTTAGCTGTTTCTTATTTTGCACGAACGATTCTGTATCAAATAATACACACAAACCTCTGCGAGTCCGCTTAAGTAGTCTAGATGCCTCTTTAGGCGAGGACTAGACGTGATTGGACTTCCTCGGCTATAGACGCAGGAGCGAGGTCACAGGCGATCTCATTGCGAAAATCAAGTGGTACCGACAGTTAAGAGCCTTGCATCTATATCAAGTGTTTCACATGTCGTGCCTTCTTTAAGTCCTATGAGTAGAGAAAAATCCGGGGCAAAGCAAGCATGATTATGACTCAAGTTAGTCCTCTAGCAGCCGTTTTTCGTCAGATGAGCAACGGTCAGTTTCCGCCAGTGGCTGAGACGTTTGAGCGTGGCAAGACCATTTTCTTCCCCGGCGATCCTGCAGAGCGGGTCTATTTCTTGATTCGAGGCGCCGTTAAGTTATCCCGAGTTTACGAAGCGGGGGAAGAGATTACGGTGGCGCTCCTGCGAGAAAACAGCGTGTTCGGTGTTCTGTCACTGTTGACTCAGCAACGGTCTGATCGCTTCTATCATGCGGTGGCTTTTACGCAAACAGAGCTGTTGTCGGTGCCGACTGAACAGGTTGAAAAAGCCATGAAAGAAGATTCTGAGCTGCCGATGGTGCTGATGCGGGGTTTGTCTTCTCGGATCTTGCAAACAGAAATGATGATTGAAACGCTAGCCCATCGGGATATGGCGTCAAGGCTAGTCAGCTTTTTGCTGATTCTATGCAAGGATTTTGGGGTTCAAAGCGGTCCAGGTATTACCATTGACCTCAAGCTGTCTCACCAAGCGATTGCGGAAGCGATTGGTTCAACGAGGGTCACGGTCACCCGCCTGCTAGGCGAGCTGAGGGATCAAGAAAAAATTTCGATCCACAAGAAAAAGATCACGGTTCATAACCCAATGCAGTTGGGACAAGAGTTTGCCTAAGGGTTACCCTGGCACGGTCACGCGTGATTGTTGAAGGCCGTAAACCCAGATCTGTAGCGGCACACGTATTGCTGAGTACACAAAAATGTCTGAAACCCATCTGTGCTAATGAAGGGCTGTCCTAACTCAGCCGGGTACTGCTGTATTGCATTAAAAATTTAAACGACGTACAGCCTCGAAGTGGATGTACGACAGCCTTTACGCCAGTTGCGAAAGTAGGTGTAGACCGTTTGCTACGCGAGAAAGTCACCGGGCAGTCCTCGCCAAGTGCGGCCTTCACACAGGATGTAGAAAATAGCATTGAGGAGCAGCAGGTCTGTTCCAGGGCGATCTCTGCGTTTGGCTACAGGCAAAAGAGACTCTAAGAGTTCTCCTTGTTCTAGAGTGAGGTCGCTCGGATATGATTTACGCATTGCTCTTTGGTGGCTATTGTTTGGTAACGACAGCCTATAACCAAAGGGCTTTTCTTATGGAAATCTCGAATTCTCAAACATCCTCTTAGAGACCTAGGCGGAATCGGCCTGCCACCTTTTCTCAACATACAAGGCGGATTTTGCTTGTGTCGCTGCGGTTGCAACCGCCAAGTGAGAAGGTTCTCTCAGTCTTTTATTTATAAAGCAAAATTGATAGGCCATCATACCAAAAGCGACTTGGATTAACACCTTACCAAGATATGAATGATTTTAGCAATATCTACTTGTATTTTTTGTTGATCTATGGATCTAAAGTCGGCAAAAAATATTTTTCTAGCGCTGAATTCATGCACTTATAGTCCTTTTAGGAATCTTTATAATCCATGTTTTCCTTATACGCTATTATCTTTTTATCTCTGCGATGTAAAATCTGTGCAGCCAATAGCATCAGCGAAAAATTTATCTCCGATGATAACTCTTAGGGAGATCATGAAAATTCTCCTAAGACCCTTTAGATACCCTGTGGTTAGGATATTTCTAAAAATATCTAGGGTAGAAGATTTATGTAGCCAAAACTTAGTAGAGCAATTCCTCGCTCGCATATTAATCACTGCCGCTAAGAGCTATGAGCTAGTCAAAATAACCTCGCTTGAAAAAATTTACGGAGAGGATCTTGTCAAAATCAGTGCAGTGCCTTGTGAAACAATGGCAACACCGGAAGCCCCACAACTTCCTCTATTACCCAAGTATCGGCGATTTCAAGCAGAGACCTACACAACGCCCTCAAGCTATACAACAACATTGGAAGGGGTTATTTACTGTCCTGAATATAATCTTCTGTTAACAGAAGACAGAGAAATAATATCTGAATCGGTTCTCTCGGGTTGGATGAATGCGCATCTGAAGCGCGGGGTTACGTGGGAGGCACTTCATCAAGAGAACCTAGAAGTTATCAGCGGCTACAGCAGCATTATTCGAGGGTCTCCCGATTCATATTCACACGCCGTTATTGATAATATTTCTCGGGCGTTCTTGCTTGGCCACCCAGAATACTCCTGCATCGAAGAGATCAAGCTTTTATGCCCCTATCCATATCCTTTACAAGATCTAGAAAATTATTTTCTTGAAAGACTCTTGCCAAAGAACGTGAGCATGTATCCCGTTATTTCTGGAAAGCTCTACTACATTGAAAAGCTTATCTTCCCTTCTTATCTAACCGAAGAAGGTACGCATCTTTTACCTTCCTTCTGTCTAGATGAAATTCGCTCTAGATTTATGCCAGATCGACCTCGGCGTAAAAACAAGCGGATATTGATTTCTCGAATCAAAGCTGCTGAGACGCTATCCAAACGTCACATTCTCAATGAGCAAGCGCTGTATAAAGAACTAAGGGGACTGGGTTATCAGAGATATGTATTAGAAGATATGACGATTGCAGATAAGATCGAGCTATTCTACGATGCAGAATCTGTGATTGGAGCGGAGGGGGCTGGACTTACGCACTGTATCTTCTCGGAGGCCATCAACCTCTTAGCTCTAACGCCACGGACTGCAATAACGCCCTATTTCTATTTCATCAGTAAATCTCTAGGCCATAATTTTCACTATCTTTTGGGTGAAAAAAACGTGCATTACACAAATTTTCATGTCAACGTCTCACAGGTCATGGAAGTCGTCAGCGCTTTTTAAGCCTCTGCGCAGTAAGGCAGAGACAGATTTCGGTTTACACTGGTCAACGATACAGACGCCAGAGGTTAAGCATGAGTGACGCAATGGATCCGGTCAAGTTAATGAAGCAGCAGGTGGGTAAAGCCGCCGCTGACCGGGTTAAATCAGGCTCCATTGTGGGTTTAGGCACTGGATCGACGACAGCCTTTGCCATTCAGTTCTTAGGCGATCGCATCAAGTCCGGTGAGCTAACCGACATTAAAGGCGTTCCTACTTCGTTTCAAGCCTCTGTATTAGCCAAGCAGTACGGCATTCCCCTCACAACGCTAGATGAAGTTGAGCGTATCCATATCGGCATTGACGGCGCAGATGAAGTCGATCCTGCCAAGAATCTGATTAAGGGCGGTGGTGCAGCTCATACCCGCGAAAAAGTTGTAGATTCCTTAGCCGAAGAGTTTATTGTTGTCGTCGATCAGTCCAAGATTGTCGATGCCTTGGGTTCCACCTTTCCGGTCCCTGTAGAAGTTTTGCCGATGGCGATTGCCCCTGTCATGCGAGCCTTAGAGAAGTTGGGCGGTAAGACCGATTTGCGAATGGGTGTCAATAAAGATGGTCCAGTGATCACTGATCAGGGCAATATGGTGATTGATACGAAATTTGAATCCATCGCCAATCCACCGGAGCTAGAAGCGATCCTCAACAATATTCCTGGTGTGCTCGAAAACGGAATTTTTGTAAATGTGACCGATTTAGTTTTGATCGGTGAGATCAAAGATGGTCAGCCCATTGTGAGAGAGATGTAGCCTTGTGTTCTAAGTTGCTGCTTGCTTTAGATCTCGCATTGATGTGCTGTTTGAGCACGTGGGTACTCTAGTCCAAGAGTCGAATACCTACTAGAGCCGTGCAAGACTTCTATGAGATCACAAGTGCTGCCACCGAAGAACAGCGCCAAAACTTAGCTGAGCTGACTGGTTCAGGATTTGGTAGCGCACCAGATACTCTTTGCAATCATATCCGGTATTTAAGATTTGGAAGCATCGGGCAAATCTTCTGCTACACCTCTTGGAAGCAAGTTGTGACAGATGTTGCAGATCAAGTGGCTATCAGCTGGTCTGAGGTCTTGGGTGATCGCACATGGCATGACTTATCGACGCAAGAGATTGAAGATGCCGTCGTTGTGAAGCAGTTTCAACATCTGTTGGAGCAGTTAAGACCAGAACAACGGCAACACCTCCTAATGGATCTGACACGAGAAAGTGACGATCCTCATCTTGAAGGTTTTCTGCTAGGCGGCGGCGCAATGCTTGCAGCAAGAATGAGCGGTTTCGGTGTTTATGTGCTCGCGAGCACTGTACTAGGGAGCCTGACGGGTGCGTTAGGTATCACCTTACCCTTTGCTGTTTATATGGGCGTGAGCCAGACTCTTGCACTCGTTCTTGGCCCTGTCGGGTGGGCAGCATTAGCTGGAGGAGTCTTATTCTCGCTTAATCAGCCCAATTGGAACCGGCTAGTTTTGTCTGTCCTACATATTGCGACACTGCGACATTCCGCGACCCCATCAGGAGCGACAGCAGAACAGCAGTATTCTAAAGCAGGTTCTATTGCTGTAGGTTGAAGTCCAAGCAAATATCAATACCGAATGCGGGGATCAATGTAGGCGTTCACAATATCGATCGCAATACTGGTAAGCACAACAATTAGTGCAAAAAAGACAATGACGCCCTGCACCGTGGGGTAGTCGCGATCGCCAATCGCTGCATAAAGACGATTGCCGAGCCCTGGCCAAGAGAACGTTACCTCTGTGAGCACAGCACCCCCTAACATTGAGGCCGTTGTTAGCCCCAAAATGGTCACAACGGGAATCAAGGCATTACGTAGCGCGTGACTCAAAAGTACCCGCCGTTCAGGGATGCCCCTGGCTTTGGCCGCTTCAACATAATCGGCCCTCAGTGTTTGCTTGAGATTGACCCGAACAATACGCTCAAAGATACCGCTCAGCACCAGCCCTAACGTGAAGCTAGGCAGCGCTAAATAGTAGAGCGTGGCACCAAATGCCTCGAAATTACCGCTCAGGAGACTGTCAATGAGATATAGACCGGTCGGACCCTCGGGGGGAAGCATTCGAATCGGGAAACGAGTCCCGTTGGGAAACCAGCCCAGTTTGACGGCAAAGAGCAGCTTCAGCAACATGCCAGCCCAAAAAAGCGGTAGTGCGTAAGTGATGATGCCAAACAAACGTCCTCCTGCATCTAGAGCAGTGCCCGGACGAGAGGCCGAGAGCACACCTGCTCCAACGCCAATCAAGAGGGCAAACACCATGCTGCAGATCGCGAGTTCAGCGGTGGCGGGGAAAAAATCTTGAATAATATCCCAAACCGGCTGACCTCTGCTGGTGAGAGAAGTACCCAGATCGAAGCTCAGCAGGTGCTTGAGGTAGTCAAAGTATTGCTCGAGCAGTGGCTTTGCTAGCCCGAGCTGCTCCCGGACGAGAGCCTTTTGTGATTCTGGTGCGCGCGGCCCCAAGATTACGTCTACGGTGTCTCCGGGGGTCGCTCTCAGCAGTAAAAACACCACGGTGCTAATCACCCAGACCATAAGGGGAGCCAGCATGAGGCGGGTGATGATGTAGGCCTGGAGCGCATGGGAGCGAGACATAGGGCGTTAACCTTCAATGTTTTTGAGGCTTTAGGATTTTTTGAGGGGCCAGAAGGGGAGATGTTGGGTCGGCTCCAATCGAATGCCTTTAACATTATCCTGGGCAAATGCGTACTCACGCCGCTGCCAGAGCGGAATATAGGGGACATCTTCCGCCACGATGTCTTGAATTTCTGCAAAAATCTTTTGTCGCTCCTGTGGATCTTGAGACTGGCGCTCTTGATCGATGAGTTGGTTCATGCGTTCTCGATAGTAAAACGACCCTTGCACAACCGTCGCTCCGGTCTGACAGCCCTCTTCTTCTGATCCTTTGCTGCAGGCTAAGAAGGGCTGGATATAGGTGTCAGGATCATAAAAGTCTCCGGTGTAGTCGAGCATAAACAGGTTGTAACGCCCTTGATTTTGACTGATGTAAGCCTGTGCAGAGTCCATGCTCTCAAGATCTACGGTGACCAAGCCATCAAGCTGTCGCTCTATTGATGATTTGATGGCTTGAGCGGCTGGAGCATCGCTCGGGACGTTACTGCGATAGCCAAGGGTCAGCTTGATGGACTTGCTTTTGGAATAGCCTCCTGCTCTGAGCCGCTCCTTTGCCTGAGCTGCTGGGTTAATATCGGCGGCAGTCCGAAAAACAGACTTTGACTCTGGATAAATACTGGGGATGAGGCTGTACAGTGGCTCTACCTGATCTCGAGAGATTCGATTTTGCAGACTTTGCCGGTCAATGACGAGAGCGATGGCCTGCCGTACTTCTATTTTGTTCAGCGGCGGATCTCGGAGGTTGAGGCTCAAGTAAGTGATGTTGCTGCCAGGACCGGTAATCGTTTGCCAGTCACCCGTTTGCTCTGCAGTACTCACCAATACCCCGATTTGATCGGGGTTGAGGGATTGATAGGCAATATCCACTAGGCCGGAACGGAAGGCATTGTAGAGGCTGGCTGCGTTGTTGTAGCGTTTGACGGTGACGCTTTTGTTCTCAGGGGGGTCGCCCCAATACTGGTCAAAGGGGGTGAGCTTGAGGTTGTCTAGGGTATCGCTGGTCAGGCGATAGGGGCCTGTGCCTACAAATGTTGATCGCCGAAAGGTTTCGACCTGATCTGTATAGGCCTGGGGAGAAACGGGAGTCAGTCCCGAAAATGCAAGTAGGGCTGGGAAGGCGACAAAGGGCTTCTTTAAACGAATCTTGAGCTTATGAGATGCGATCTCATCTACTTTCTCTACCGTATCTGACAGCAGAAAGGAGGGCTGCCCGCCGTTATCAATAAACCGCTGCAGTGAAAAAGCCATCGCCTTGGCATCAAAAGGCGTCCCGTCATGGAACACAACATCTTGACGCAGATCGATTTGATACTCCAAACCATCCTCGCTAACCTCAGGCATTGCCGTTGCGAGCTGCGGCACAAGTTCGCCCTCTTTGTAGGTATAGAGGCGATCCCCGAGGTTGTAGAGCAAATTGCCCGTGAACACTTTGTAGGCATCTGCCGGGTCCAGCGTGCGAATTTTGGCTGTGGTTCCCAGCGTCAGCGTACTAGTGATCGCGGGCGGACTAGTGCTTGGAGTCGGCGTCGGGCTGGGCGTTGGCGCAGAACTAAACCATTGGCGACAACCGACCGTCACGACCATGCAAAGACCGAATAAAGCGATAAGTAGCGGTCGCTGGAAAGCTGTGCTCCAGACGCTGCGACTCTGTAGTCTGCGTAACCATCGAGGGAGTTTTGCCAAGGGAATAATCGCTCCGATACGACTCTAGGCCAAATAGCACAATACCGAGACGACCTGAATCAGCAGTCTCGGTATGGGTTGCTTAGCTATTGTATCGGGGAGTCTTACCCTTTTGTACTCAGAAAGGACGACCCAAGCCTGAGGCTCGGACTAGTTCAATCCGACTTTATACAAGCCCCGAACGGGAGCCTGAGAGCTGGCAGACGCGAGCACAATAGGCTCTTGACCAACGCCGATGGCAACTTCCATGCCGGCCTCTTCAAAAATGGCCTTAGGCGCAACGGGGTTGCTCATGTCGAAGCCCTTCAGCAGAACCCGACCGTTAGCAACCCGATCGCCGGAGCTGATCGTGCGAGCGGTCTTCTCTTCCGGTGCCTGGACGATGGCTTGCGGTCTGCCAGCCATCACGACAATTCCCTGAACCTGAACTTCTTTTGCCGCCGTAGGTTCGGGGGCTGGTAAAGGGGGAAGCACCGCTTTACCCGGAGAAGTACTCGGTGACGATTTAGGAGTAGCCGTACTGGGTGGGCTGAGGCGAGTGCTGCTGCCCCGCGTGGCTGCTGTCGACCTTGTTGTTGGTCTAGCACCTGGCGCTGTCCGCCCGCCGCTGCCGCCTGCGCTGGGACGAACGCCAGAACCAGGGCGACTTTGAGGCTGAGCTGGCGAAACCAAAGGACGGAAGGGATCGGCCCGACCGCTCTGGATGGTGCGCACCCGTTCTTCAGGATCTGTTGGACGGATCAGGGCCACGGTGGCCGGGGCTGTTGTGCTCTGATCCACTGCAGCGATCGAGACAACCTCTGGAACTGATGTCGCCTCTACAGTGTCAGACGGCACAGCTTTTGTATCTTTTGAAATGGCATTTGACTTTAGCTCACTGCCAGAATTGCATCCACTTAAAGCTATTGCCAGGAGCGTTAAGGTTACTCCAACTGCAGATCGACGCATCTGCTCCTCCTTAAAGGTCACATCTAAAAAACTAACTGAAATATTCCCGATCAGCCAGTGACGGGCTTGAGAACTGGCTTTGCGCGATCAAGATCGCACCCCCAATCTAGAACCAGCTTTGTTTGACCGTACAATGCAGTCTAGATGTTAGCTCCATTGTACTCATGTCATTGAACAGCTTGGTCGCAATAATGGGCAGGGTCAACGGAGACCTGTACCTCTCAGGGAAATGAGTAAGCAGCAGGGCAAGGTAGATATTGTTGGTGCTGGACCTGGGGGTCTAGCCTATCTAACCTTGGCTGGGAAAAGCCTGATTGTTCAGGCCGAGGTTCTTATTTATGATGCCCTGATCCATTCCGAAATATTAACTTTGGCGACAGAAGACTGTGTGCGTTTGTCAGTCGGCAAACGGGGAGGGCAGCCGAGCACGCCACAGGACCAGATTAACCAGCTTCTGGTCGAGCAGTGTCAGCAAGGTAAACGGGTGGTGCGCTTAAAGTGCGGCGATCCTTTCATTTTTGGACGAACAGCGGCTGAGTTGCAGATGTTGAAAAGACATGGCTGTGCGGCCCAGGTGTGGCCGGGACTCTCTTCTGTGTTTACGGCTCCTTTGCTGGCGGGCATTCCGCTTACAGATGCGCGATTGAGCGGAAGTTTTGTCGTCATCAGTGGTCACGCGCCTGATCTCATCAACTGGTCGGCAGTGGCGCACATAGAGACTCTGGTGATTTTGATGGGCACCCAGACTTTATCGACAATCATTGAGCAGCTTTTGCGGCAGGGGCAAGATCCAGCCCGCCCCATCGCAATTATTCGTCGGGGTGGATGGCCGCAGCAGCAGGTTTGGGTGGGAACACTGGCAACAATTGAGCCGCAAATCCAAGGTGAAGTGCTGTCTCCGGCGGTTATTGTTGTGGGTGAGGTGGTCACTCTACGATCATCCTTGGAGGTTGCGGCTCCCAGCCATCTTCAATCTGCCGAGGATTTCAAGCGGGTGTCGCCAGCCAATGATGTCCTGCTGTCACGTTCTCTATCCATGACTGATGCCAATCGACCGCTTGCGGGTAAAACAGTCCTTGTGACGCGCTCGGCGTCTCAGGCGAAAGGGTTTTGCGATCGCATCTCTACTGCCGGAGCCACGGTCCTAGAGATGCCCGCTATCGAGATTGTTCCGCCTTCTGACTGGAGTGAATTGGATGATGCGATCGCAACCCTAGAAAAATTCCACTGGTTGATTCTCACCTCTGCCAACGGCGTCAACTACTTCTTAGATCGGCTAATCGAGAATGGGAAAGACTTGCGATCGCTCAGTCACCTCAAAATTGCTGTTGTGGGTCGCAAAACCGCCACCACCCTCAAAGAGAGAGGACTGCAGGCTGACTTTATCCCTCCCAGCTTTGTGGCCGACTCCCTAGTCGAACATTTCCCGCAGCAAGATCTTCGCGATCTACCCATGCTGTTCCCAAGGGTTGAAACCGGAGGGCGTGACGTATTGGTTGCTCAGTTCAAAGCTCAGGGGGCAGACATCACCGAAGCCCCTGCCTATCAATCACAGTGTACCCGCAGCATCAGCCCCTCAGTGCTAGAAGCGCTGCAGACGCGGTCTGTTGACGTGATTACCTTTGCCAGCTCTAAGACCGTTCAGTGCTTCTGTCAGCTTTTGCAGCATACCGCCACGGCTGCAGGACAAAACTGGCTGCAGTGGATTCAACAGGCTCAGATTGCCTCCATCGGTCCCCAAACCTCTGCCACCTGTGAACAGCTTCTGGGACGGGTCGATGTAGAAGCGTCAGAATATACGCTAGAAGGTCTAATACAAAGCATCTTGGATCACTGCATCAAGCCTGAAGCCAACATCTTGAATAAAGAATAGTGAACCTAACTTTTTGCAGTGATTTAGATCACAGTAGTCTGTGATCTCTAGCACAGCGACCCGTCACCCCGGCCGTCATGATACTTATGCCTTCTATAAGGTATACGCAATACAAAACAGGGATTGTCAGATGTGGCGGTCCTTTTTTCTATGCTTTTGACGAAATCAGGAATCCTGCACACTCTTTGAAACCAGGCGATTGACGTTGGCCGCAGTGGTCTCGGGCTTGCCGGAGAGCGGAAAAACCAACACGCTCTTAATGGCTTTATTCTCGATCAGCTCGGGTAGACGATGGAGCTGATTGTCGGTGATCGCAATGCCTGCATGTTTTCTGGCATATTCTAGCTCCTTGTCAAAATTAGCCTCGTTATAGGCCTGCACAAAGACGCGGTCCACATCCCAGTTTTTCCAGTCAGCAGCGAAATATCGTTTGGACCAGTAGGGGTTGTGGTGACAGAGATCGAAGCTCACATCAGGATTGACCTTTTTCATCGCCTGAATCATCGCTTGAGAAAATTTAGTCAGACTTTCTGTTCGATCGACATCTCCAGGGAGTTCGGCATGGTAGCCCAAGTAGTCGTCCCACTGAACCGCATCAATGGTGGGAT contains:
- a CDS encoding ABC transporter permease, translating into MSRSHALQAYIITRLMLAPLMVWVISTVVFLLLRATPGDTVDVILGPRAPESQKALVREQLGLAKPLLEQYFDYLKHLLSFDLGTSLTSRGQPVWDIIQDFFPATAELAICSMVFALLIGVGAGVLSASRPGTALDAGGRLFGIITYALPLFWAGMLLKLLFAVKLGWFPNGTRFPIRMLPPEGPTGLYLIDSLLSGNFEAFGATLYYLALPSFTLGLVLSGIFERIVRVNLKQTLRADYVEAAKARGIPERRVLLSHALRNALIPVVTILGLTTASMLGGAVLTEVTFSWPGLGNRLYAAIGDRDYPTVQGVIVFFALIVVLTSIAIDIVNAYIDPRIRY
- a CDS encoding ABC transporter substrate-binding protein, which encodes MAKLPRWLRRLQSRSVWSTAFQRPLLIALFGLCMVVTVGCRQWFSSAPTPSPTPTPSTSPPAITSTLTLGTTAKIRTLDPADAYKVFTGNLLYNLGDRLYTYKEGELVPQLATAMPEVSEDGLEYQIDLRQDVVFHDGTPFDAKAMAFSLQRFIDNGGQPSFLLSDTVEKVDEIASHKLKIRLKKPFVAFPALLAFSGLTPVSPQAYTDQVETFRRSTFVGTGPYRLTSDTLDNLKLTPFDQYWGDPPENKSVTVKRYNNAASLYNAFRSGLVDIAYQSLNPDQIGVLVSTAEQTGDWQTITGPGSNITYLSLNLRDPPLNKIEVRQAIALVIDRQSLQNRISRDQVEPLYSLIPSIYPESKSVFRTAADINPAAQAKERLRAGGYSKSKSIKLTLGYRSNVPSDAPAAQAIKSSIERQLDGLVTVDLESMDSAQAYISQNQGRYNLFMLDYTGDFYDPDTYIQPFLACSKGSEEEGCQTGATVVQGSFYYRERMNQLIDQERQSQDPQERQKIFAEIQDIVAEDVPYIPLWQRREYAFAQDNVKGIRLEPTQHLPFWPLKKS
- the rpiA gene encoding ribose-5-phosphate isomerase RpiA, coding for MSDAMDPVKLMKQQVGKAAADRVKSGSIVGLGTGSTTAFAIQFLGDRIKSGELTDIKGVPTSFQASVLAKQYGIPLTTLDEVERIHIGIDGADEVDPAKNLIKGGGAAHTREKVVDSLAEEFIVVVDQSKIVDALGSTFPVPVEVLPMAIAPVMRALEKLGGKTDLRMGVNKDGPVITDQGNMVIDTKFESIANPPELEAILNNIPGVLENGIFVNVTDLVLIGEIKDGQPIVREM
- a CDS encoding transposase, whose product is MRKSYPSDLTLEQGELLESLLPVAKRRDRPGTDLLLLNAIFYILCEGRTWRGLPGDFLA
- a CDS encoding glycosyltransferase family 61 protein encodes the protein MKILLRPFRYPVVRIFLKISRVEDLCSQNLVEQFLARILITAAKSYELVKITSLEKIYGEDLVKISAVPCETMATPEAPQLPLLPKYRRFQAETYTTPSSYTTTLEGVIYCPEYNLLLTEDREIISESVLSGWMNAHLKRGVTWEALHQENLEVISGYSSIIRGSPDSYSHAVIDNISRAFLLGHPEYSCIEEIKLLCPYPYPLQDLENYFLERLLPKNVSMYPVISGKLYYIEKLIFPSYLTEEGTHLLPSFCLDEIRSRFMPDRPRRKNKRILISRIKAAETLSKRHILNEQALYKELRGLGYQRYVLEDMTIADKIELFYDAESVIGAEGAGLTHCIFSEAINLLALTPRTAITPYFYFISKSLGHNFHYLLGEKNVHYTNFHVNVSQVMEVVSAF
- the ntcA gene encoding global nitrogen regulator NtcA, with the translated sequence MTQVSPLAAVFRQMSNGQFPPVAETFERGKTIFFPGDPAERVYFLIRGAVKLSRVYEAGEEITVALLRENSVFGVLSLLTQQRSDRFYHAVAFTQTELLSVPTEQVEKAMKEDSELPMVLMRGLSSRILQTEMMIETLAHRDMASRLVSFLLILCKDFGVQSGPGITIDLKLSHQAIAEAIGSTRVTVTRLLGELRDQEKISIHKKKITVHNPMQLGQEFA
- the fabI gene encoding enoyl-ACP reductase FabI: MLNLTGKNALVTGIANNRSIAWGIAQQLQAAGANLGVTYLPDDKGRNEGKVKKLVEPLAPSLFLPCNVQDQAQVDTTFQTIKDQWGKIDILIHCLAFANRDDLTGDFSQTSLEGFNLALDVSAYSLIQLSAAAKPLMTEGGSIITLSYLGGVQVIPNYNVMGIAKAALEMNVKYLASELGSQNIRVNGISAGPIRTLASSAVGGILDMIHHVEEMAPLKRTVTQTEVGNTAAFLSSDLASGITGQIIYVDSGYCIMGM